The Lysobacter luteus genome contains the following window.
CCGGGTTGTGCATCAGGCCCGAGACGCGATCGCCCAGAGTCCGGGTCTCGCTCACTCCCATTCCAGCGCTCCCTTCTTCCACACGTAGATGAATCCGAGCAGCAACATGCTCGCGAAGATGCCCATCTCGATCAGGCCGACCATCCCGAGATCACGGAACACGGTCGCCCACGGCACGATGAAGATGATTTCCAGGTCGAAGATGATGAACTGGATGGCGATGAGGTAGTAGCGCACGTCGAACTGCATGCGCGCGCTCTCGAACGCCTCGAACCCGCATTCGTAGGGCGACAGCTTTTCCAGGGAGGGGCGCTTGGGCCCGAGGGTGTTGCCCACCACGAGCAGGGCGACGCCGATGACGCTGGCGACGATCAGGAACAGCAGGGTCGGCAGGTATTCGGCCAGCACTTGTGTTCTCTCGGCTACGCCGCGTTGCCGCGGCCTTGGCTCGGCGGCATCGATCGTGCCGCGGTCGGCAGGGGATGCCGTTCTTTTTGTGAATGCTGGAGTGGTGCCCAAGGGGGGACTCGAACCCCCACGACCTAAGCCGCTACCACCTCAAGGTAGTGCGTCTACCAATTCCGCCACCTGGGCACATGATCCAGCCATCTTCCTGATCGGGCAGCCCATCGCTGAGCTGCCGGTTACGGTCATCATGACCGGACCCCCGACTTCCTTGCCGGGCGTCTAAAACACATTGTATCGCGTCGCGTTACTCGCCAGCAGGATCGGACGGTGCCGATTCCGGCGTTTGCGATGCGGTATCAGCCGCAGGAGCGGCCGGGACCTCCGCGCTCGCCGCCGGCGCGACCTGCGCGGCCGGTGCGGTCGGAACCGCGGCATCGCCCTGCGGAGCGGCCGGCGCCACCGGCACCTGCGACATCACGCCGAGATCGGTCCCCTGCCCCCCGACCTGGCTGCGATCGGTCGCGTGCCAGGCCATGAACAGGCTGATGGCGAAGAACACGATGGCAAGCCACTTGGTGGCCTTGGTCAGGAAGCTCGATGCGCCACGCGCGCCGAAGACGGTCGCCGAGGCGCCGCCACCGAAACCCGAGCCAGCCTGCGCACCCGCGCCGCGCTGCATCAGGATCAGCGCGACCATGGCGATCGCGACCAGCACATAGATGACGTTGAGGAACAACAGCATCGCGAAAAACTCTTGGATAGGTCGGTGACGGGAAACCCGTAACCGGTCAGGGCGCCGCCGCGGCTGCGATGGCGTTGAAGTCGGCGGCCACCAGCGAGGCGCCGCCAACCAGGCCGCCATCAACATCGGGCTGTGCGAACAGCTCCGCGGCGTTGTCGGCCTTCACGCTGCCGCCGTACAGGATCGGCAGCGAGCCAGCGATTCTAGCATCGTACGCAGCGATTTCGCTACGGATGAAGGCGTGGACTTCCTGCGCCTGCGCGGGGCTGGCGGTCTTGCCGGTGCCGATCGCCCAGACCGGCTCGTAGGCGACGATGGCGCCGTCGAAAACTTCGACGCCGTGCGCCAGCAGCGGTGCGAGCTGCTTCTCCAGCCGCCACCAGGTCTGGTCGTCCTCGCGCTGGCTGAGGGTCTCGCCGACGCAGAAGATCGGCGTCAGCCCGGCCGCCTTGGCCGCAATGAACTTGGCGGCCACCATCTCGCTGGTCTCGCCGTGGTACTGGCGGCGCTCGGAATGACCGACCAGTCCGTAGCGGGCGCCGACGTCGACCAGCATCGCCGCGGAGACCTCACCGGTGTACGCGCCCTTCTCGTTGGCGCTGACATCCTGCGCACCGAACGCCATCCCACGCGCGCCGTATGCGTGGACGAGTTCACCCAGGTACGGCATCGGCGGCAGGATGATGCGCTCCACGCCGCCCGGCGCTTCCACGGCCGCGACAGCATCGAGCAGCTCACCGGCGAACCGACGGTCCCCGTGCAACTTCCAGTTTCCCGCGACGATCCTGCGACGAGCCATGACGCACCCAGACGATGAAAGCCGCGATTCTAGCGCAGACGTCCTGCAAACGGGCCGGGCGGTCGTGCCTGAAGGGCCCTCGCAGGGGCCGGTGGTGTGCAGTTTTCCGCCGATCGTCGGACCCGGTGCGCGGGTCCTGATCCTGGGCAGCATGCCGGGCGTGCGTTCGTTACAGGCGGGCCGCTACTACGCGCACCCGCAGAACCGCTTCTGGCCTTTCATGACGACACTGCTGGGCATGGCACCGGACCTGCCCTATGCCGCGCGCTGCCGCCGCGTGGTCGAGGCCGGGATCGCGGTCTGGGACGTGCTGGCAAGCTGCGAGCGGGACGGCAGCCTGGATTCGGCCATCCGCGACGACACCGCGAAGCCGAACGATTTCGACGGCTTCCTCGCCGAGCGGCCCGGCATCCACACGCTGCTGTTCAACGGTGCAAAAGCCGAAGCGGGCTTTCGCAGGTTCGTGATGCCGGCAGTACCGGTGGCCGATCTCACGTTGCGGCGGCTGCCCTCCACCAGTCCGGCCAACGCGTCGCAGCGCACCGATGCCAAGCTCGCCGCCTGGCGCGCCGCGCTGGTCGAGGCCGGGGTGATCGGTTAAAGGCGCGCCTACTTCAGCTTGATCTCGCGCAGCCGCTCGTCGAGGTAACCCTGCGCCGTGATCGGCTCCGGGTAGCGACTCGGATTGTCGGCGGTGACGCACGAGGGCAGCACGTCGATCACGAAGTCGGGGTTGGGATGCAGGAAGAACGGCGTTGAATACCGTGGCTGGCGCGCCTTCTCGCCCTGGGGGTTGACCACCCGATGCGTGGTCGAGGGATACACGTGGTTGGTCAGGCGCTGCAGCATGTCGCCGATATTGACCACGATGGTGTCAGCGTCCGCGGTAAACGGGACCCATTCCCCCGCGTGCGAGCGCACTTCCAGCCCTTCTGCGCTGGCCCCCACCAGCAGGGTGATGAGGTTGATGTCCTCGTGCGCGCCCGCGCGTTCGTTCGGTATCTCAGGCGCGGTGATCGGCGGGTAGTGGATCGGCCGCAGGATCGAGTTGCCGCAGTCGGTCTTGTCGGTAAAGAAGTCCGCCGGCAGGCCGATGTGCAGCGCCAGCGCCGACAGCACCCGCGAACCCAGCTGGTCGAGCGCGGTGTACAACCCGTAGGCGACCTCGCGGAACTCCGGGATCTCCTCCGGCCACAGGTTCGGCGGCATGACGTCGGCGTAGCGCGAGTCGCGCGGGATCTCGCGACCGACGTGCCAGAACTCCTTGAGGTCGAAATGCGTCGCGCCCTTGGCGGTCTCCACGCCGAAGGGGGTGTAGC
Protein-coding sequences here:
- a CDS encoding NADH-quinone oxidoreductase subunit A, with product MLAEYLPTLLFLIVASVIGVALLVVGNTLGPKRPSLEKLSPYECGFEAFESARMQFDVRYYLIAIQFIIFDLEIIFIVPWATVFRDLGMVGLIEMGIFASMLLLGFIYVWKKGALEWE
- a CDS encoding DNA-deoxyinosine glycosylase codes for the protein MTHPDDESRDSSADVLQTGRAVVPEGPSQGPVVCSFPPIVGPGARVLILGSMPGVRSLQAGRYYAHPQNRFWPFMTTLLGMAPDLPYAARCRRVVEAGIAVWDVLASCERDGSLDSAIRDDTAKPNDFDGFLAERPGIHTLLFNGAKAEAGFRRFVMPAVPVADLTLRRLPSTSPANASQRTDAKLAAWRAALVEAGVIG
- the tpiA gene encoding triose-phosphate isomerase; this encodes MARRRIVAGNWKLHGDRRFAGELLDAVAAVEAPGGVERIILPPMPYLGELVHAYGARGMAFGAQDVSANEKGAYTGEVSAAMLVDVGARYGLVGHSERRQYHGETSEMVAAKFIAAKAAGLTPIFCVGETLSQREDDQTWWRLEKQLAPLLAHGVEVFDGAIVAYEPVWAIGTGKTASPAQAQEVHAFIRSEIAAYDARIAGSLPILYGGSVKADNAAELFAQPDVDGGLVGGASLVAADFNAIAAAAAP
- the secG gene encoding preprotein translocase subunit SecG — encoded protein: MLLFLNVIYVLVAIAMVALILMQRGAGAQAGSGFGGGASATVFGARGASSFLTKATKWLAIVFFAISLFMAWHATDRSQVGGQGTDLGVMSQVPVAPAAPQGDAAVPTAPAAQVAPAASAEVPAAPAADTASQTPESAPSDPAGE
- a CDS encoding isopenicillin N synthase family dioxygenase, encoding MTPSRIPTLDIRRFEGDRDAFVAELGAAYREWGFAGIRGHGIPAGQIDTAYDVFQRFFALPDEVKRKYHVPGGGGARGYTPFGVETAKGATHFDLKEFWHVGREIPRDSRYADVMPPNLWPEEIPEFREVAYGLYTALDQLGSRVLSALALHIGLPADFFTDKTDCGNSILRPIHYPPITAPEIPNERAGAHEDINLITLLVGASAEGLEVRSHAGEWVPFTADADTIVVNIGDMLQRLTNHVYPSTTHRVVNPQGEKARQPRYSTPFFLHPNPDFVIDVLPSCVTADNPSRYPEPITAQGYLDERLREIKLK